A stretch of DNA from Perognathus longimembris pacificus isolate PPM17 chromosome 14, ASM2315922v1, whole genome shotgun sequence:
GGTGAGTGCTCGTCCCCCCCACACGGGCCTGCCCAccctgtcccccgcccccccccccccagcctcagtgctctctcttcttcccctcgGGCCCCAGTGCTCCAAGAGCTGCGGCTCAGGCATGCGGAGGCGACAGGTCGTGTGCGCCCGTGGGCCGCCCGGCCACTGCGGGAACCGGCAGCAGCCCAAGCCTGCGGAGGTGGAGCCCTGCCACAGTCGCCCCTGCGGCCACACTCAGGGTGAGGCCAGGGACGGGGTGGGGTGCTCTCGCCCACTTCCGGCCAGTGGGCTTCCTGCCCGGGAtaccccagccccctgcttgCTTTCCCCATCCTGTCTTCGCCATTGCAAAGCCCACCCTCTCCTCCATCACCAGCACCCCTCCCTGCATGGCATCCTCTCTGCTTTGTCCTGGCTTCCTTGTGCTGCTGTGGTTGTACCATGGCATCTTAGGCCCCTGATCTCCTTAGTCTGGGATTTGTACCTGAGGCccgctaccacttgacccatgcccccAGATGTAGTTCGCGTTGATTTTTGTTACAGATAAGGTCTTATGTTTCTGGACTGATTTTCCTACCTGTTCCTCTCGcacagctgggattagaggcaggCACGGGCACATCTGGCTTCTCTGTTGGGATAGGGGGATCtcactattttttaatttctgtactggagttgccttgaaccaggatcctttaCCATCTCACCTCCCGggtagatgggattataggtatgtgctatACTCCTGATCCCTTCAGCCTGTCCCAGAAGTAGGCTCCCAGCAATTGTTTGCTGAAGGAGTGACTGAGTCCCAGGAGAAGGAAGTTCCCCAGGAAAGACTAGCTTTCCTACTATCCCCGCCCCCTCTTCCTGCTTCCCTTCATCTCCACTGCTCTGGGAAAAGAGGTCTCCCAGGCAGGAAGACCTGCAGGAGGAAGGACGCAGAGGCTGGCCTTTGCTTGGGGTATAGGCATGACACAGAGGAAGGGTGGGGTATtgctgaggaggagggaggagggagggaggctcctCTCTTGGAAGTGCAGTGATGGAGCCTCTGAGCTGTGCCACTTTGAGGTTGGTATCAACCGGATTCCAATGGAGCTGGGGGCAGGGTCACTAAGACAGTGCTTCTCACAGCCGATCTCCACGACTGCCCAGGGCATGGCCCCAGGGCAGCATCTCTCCCCTCTATTTGCCCACCCTGTCCATTGGTCACGATCAAAGGGGTTGCCCAGGTTTGTGTGACTCAATGCAGGCATAGTAtggaggcccagggctggcactctaccacttgagccacagcttcacctcaggtttgttgttttttgttattgttgtgtttgtttttgctagataactggagataagagtcttacagactttcctgctcagggtggctttgaaccatgatccttggatctgagcctctctgagtagctaggattacagacatgcaccaccccAAGGCCtgctaatattttgttgtttttgctttttatgtgtgtgtggtgacactgggacttgaacctaggcAGGGGATGGAGGggatctaccacttgtgccatgccctcagccctttttgctttagttatttttcaggtaggatgtCTCTTTTTGCCTAAGGCCAGCCTCAGAACTGGGGTCTCCCCACCGACACCGACCTTGTAGCTGGTACACCCCCACCTTGCCTagctatttgttgagatggagatcTCATtaccttttttgcccaggctggccttaagccCCGATCCCCTCTccactctctgcttcctggggagCTGGGGTGACAGCTATGAGGCAGCGTGCTGGCCAGCCCTCGTGCTTCTACAGCGCatgctccaccactaagccacacacccagcccctGTTCAGTCCAATGGAAAGAAGTCTGTTATCGTTTTTGCTTTATTCTGGGTTGTTAATTTTATCTCTGGTCCTTCCTTTTCTCTGgctgttccccccgcccccccgcacctGTCACCCTGGTTCCTGCAGAGGTCCCCAGTGTGCAGAACACACATTCCCGCCCCAGGGACCCCCGGATGCCTTTAGGCCCTCGGGTGGCCCCTTCCTCAGGTAGGAAGCTGGGCTTTGCCTCCCAAGCAGAGCCCTGTCACCCTGTGTCTGGGTGGGTGGAGGGTCTCCATCGGGGGTGCTGGTGGCCGAGGGTCTATGGAACCGGAGAGCAGTGGTCCCAGTGTGGACACTGGACGTGGGGTGGGAGGACTAAGGTGGGCTTATCATCCTGCCTTTCCCTTTCTAGACCCTAGAGACCAGCAGTGGGCTGCTCAGGAACGACCCTGGGCCCGGAGTAACCCCAGGAGAGATCAGGGGGCCCACGTGTCACCTCCAGGCCCAGCCCGCTCTCCACACCAGCTACCCCCAAGGTccagctcagggcctggagactGCAGACACAGCCCCCATGGGTGCTGCCCCGATGGGCGCTCTGTGTCTCTTGGGCCACAGTGGCAAGGCTGTCCTGGGGCTGGTGCCTCATGTCAACAGAGCAGGTGGGTTGGGACAGCCCAGCAGGGGAGAGAAGGGTGGTGGGCAGCGCCATGGTGGGCAGTAGGCCAGCATCGCTGCCTAGGAAGGGGGATGGGCTTTGCAGAGCTCAGGGTGTGGACTCCTGAGGGTTAGTCTCTGAGCTCCCCTGATGTGTGATCTTGAGGCTTGACTCCCCCTTATCTAGGGCAGCTGTCAAGGACAATCTGGACAAGGGCAAGCTGGACAAAAGATAACTAGTTTCCCCAAATCTCTGAACCCCCTCTGCCCTAGACTTGTGGAGAGAGGCTGAGTGATGACTCCTTACCTAGTGCCCTCCCCCGTAGCTCTTCCAAGGCCTGTCTGGATGGGGGTGATTGTTTACCAGTTCAGTCACAGACCAGCTGTGTGCTTAGTGACTTGGATCATGGTTTCCACATCTGAGAACTGGAAACCAGCATGGCCACTGGGTGGGGCTGTGAGGATGAACCTAAGCTACAGGAGCCAGCCCAGAGGTTCTGcgacctctcctccctcccacccaccattTCAACACCTGCTTGGTGGAAGAAAGGTACACGATGGAGCCCTCCTTTCTGGCCCGTCTCCCATCTGCGGTTGTGTTTGAACTGGTTCCGATGAATCCCCCTTGTTGGTTGAGGGGTTCTCTGTGTGACTCAAGTATTTCTCAATCGCCGTGGCCCTCACTGGAAGTGACTGGGTGGCCGTGGAGGAGGGCACAGGCCGGGACAGGCAGGGCGTTGCATCCTGAGCAGCAGTGCTCGCTGTCTTGAGAGCCAGGGGCCTCCCCTGCTCAGTTCCCCCTGCAGGCAGCGCAGAGTCCTGGTTTGCCATGCTAGCCAGCAAAAGGGCAGGATCGGGGCCGGCAGTGAGACAAGGCTGCATGCTGTCTGTCTAGGTATGGATGCTGTCCCGATGGGGTGTCTGCGGCTGAGGGGCCCCAGCAAGCTGGCTGTGGCAGGTCTTACAGCAGGGGCAACACTGGGAGCAGGCCAGGGACCCAAGCAGGAGCCGCCATGGTAAGGATGTGGCGGAGGGTGCTGAGGGTCACATGATCAGTGCGGCCGGgccttggtggggggagggcagcgtCTGCCGGTGGCCTGGGGCGCCCTCTGCAGGGCACACAGGGTTCGGACATGGCCTTTGGTCCACACTTTTGGCCTCTCATCTCCCCCTAGGATGGGGTTGTGCACTTCAGACTCACCGTTCTGTCCCTTCCCACCAGGAAGCATTGGGTCCCCACAAGAGACAGACTTTTTCCTAACTCCTCAATTCTATACtttcccctccagccccccaaaGCCCACCGGCCCCAGGCCGAGCAGAGCGAGCCCATGGAGTGCCGGGGTTCTGTGTTTGGCTGTTGCTATGACGACGTGGCCTCTGCCTCCGGCCCGCTTGGAGAAGGCTGTGTGGGCCAGCCCGATTACCGTGAGTGGCCTGCTCCCACTGGGTCCCCAGCTACCACCTAAAGCCCCTGGGGCTGGATGGAACACAGGGTGATCATTGGCAAGCTACCAGGGACCAGTCTTGGGGATGTTCAAAGCCGACAGGCTGGTGGTCAGGGCTCTGTGGAGGTTGCCGTTGTCTTGTCTGAATGTGGACAGATGGGGCAGGCTGGCAGGAGGGCTGTTAGAATAGGCAGGCTGGAAGCCGGTGCACAGGCCCAAGGAGAGCGAGGCAGTGAGGTCAGCTTTGGCTGTGGGTGGAAGGGGGGCTTCTAGGCACCTGGTTCTGTCCTTCTGGGGGCTCGGTACTGTGGATGCGGgtggctggaagtggctctgctCCCCAGGGCAGGCAGAGATGCAGCTGTGTCCTAACGCGTGGGAAATGAGTGGCCTGTATAGGTCTGAGGCGCAGGGGCATGGAGGTGCAACTTTATCACCGGCCACTTGGGTGACATGGCCCACTTCTGCCTCCAGCCTACCCAGTGCGGTGTCTGCTGCCCAGCGCCCACGGCTCCTGTACGGACTGGACTGCCCGCTGGTACTTCGTCCCAGCCGTGGGTCGGTGCAACCGCTTCTGGTTTGGCGGTTGTCATGGTAACGCCAATAACTTCTTCTCAGAGGAGGAGTGTATGAGCAGCTGTCCGGTCCAGCCTGGGCCCCATCATCCCCAGCCTGGGGCCTCTGGCCAGAGCTCACATCTGGATGCGGGTGGCCATTCCCGAGGCCAGCAGGAGACCAGCCGGCACCGAAGTGGGGACACAATCCCAAGACTTGTCTCCCCTTCTGGTGACCCTTGGCAGGGGGAACGAGAGCTTGGGCCAGGGGAAGCCCCTCGCACCCCCTCAGCCTTTGGACAACAGCCCTGGAGCCAGGAGCTTGGGCCTAGGGCTCCTGGATTGGGCAGGGATGTTGGACGGCCGGTGCCCCCCTCCCACAGCAACTCCAGGTGAGGCCGACCTTCCCCGGGAGGGGGCAGGGTGCCCGGGAGCTGAGCCTGTCAGAGCTAAACCGCCGCACTCAAAGCACCCCCCTTTCCTAGCTCCTGGTGGCACACAGCCCTGCCTGGGGGCCCTGCTGCCCTTGTCAGGGGTGGGTGGAGGTGCCTCCTAGACATGCTTGCAGAAGGGGATGTCCAGACTCCCCCTTAGCACGGCCAGGTGGTCCTGAGCCTGTCTCCTCTGGGCCGGGTCACTCCGCCTTTTCAGATGTGAAATGGTGATTGTGTTTCCCGCTCTGCCCATCTCCTAGGCTTAGTGTGGGTTCTGTTTCTGATTCTTTTATTCCTTCTATCCTTGGGTATGTGCCCACCTTAGTTCAGCCCGCACCCCCCAGTGGGTATGGCATGTGTAGTTCTCCCAGCATCCCCTACCCTGCCTGGGCTTGGTGCTGGGGCCAAGTCCTGCGTCTCTAGGCTTCTGGAGCTTGGCCTCCCACGGGAGTTGTAGGTCCCCTGAGGCCTATGGCCACCAcccatggtggtggtggtctctGATCCTAGCCTCACCCCCTCACGCAGGGCCTCACCTCTCACCTCTGCAGGACCAGCCTGGCCAGCTCAGAGCCGTCGCTGGTGCAGGCAGCTCTGGGGCAATTGGTGCAGCTCTTCTGTCCTGGCGATGCCTTCATGGACCCACAGGCTGAGTGGCAGAAAGATGGCCGGCCCATCTCCTCTGACAGGTGTGTGTAGTGGAGATGACCGCATCTCGAGTGAGGGAGGGTGTCCTCCCTGACTGGGAATGGGACGGAGGCAGGGCCTGAGGAAGGATTCAGCCTTGCCCTCGGAGCCCAGGCTCACAGCTCCCTTCCCCTCTGTTGAGGCACCGGCTGCAGGCTGATGGCTCCCTGGTCATCAGCCCCCTGCGGGCAGAGGATGCTGGTGTCTACAGCTGCGGCAGCCTCAGGCCGGGCCACGACCCCCAGAAGGTCCAGCTCAGGATCATAGGTGCGTCCCACACGTCCTCCGCCCGATGGCTCGGGTTCCTTCCCGTTCCTTCTCCCCACGACTCACACCTGGCTTCTCGGGACCTCACTGCAGGAGGCGACACGGCAGTGCCATCTGACCCTGAGCGGAGGCCCGTCCCTCGTCTCAGGGACCCGGTCCAGGGCTATCGACCTCCGGATTCCAGGCTAGGGGCAGATGCTGGGGGCCGCGGTGCGGTCCCCTCCTCCCAGCCATGGCCTGCGACCAGGTAACAACTCAGCCAGCTCACCCTGCTCTTAGGCTCTCACCAGCTTCTAGGGTCCTGGGTCCCAGTGAGAGGAGGGAAAGGTGTGTGCCATCACCAGATGCTGGGCCTGGCACGAACCCTGCCCTGAGTGCTGGGCCTCAAGGCGGAAGGGAAGCCCTGGCCTCTGAGCCATGGGGCTTAAGTGAGGGACCTTGGGTGCAGGACTCGCCATTGAGGAGGGCGACACCTACAGGTTGCTTCTGGAAGGAGGCCCGTGAGGAATGGTTGAGTTTATagagggggcagggggtggaTGAGGGGCAGTCAAGAACAGGTGAAAGCACAAGGTGGGGACAGCACAGTGGCTTTGAGCTTTGGAGGTAGATTTAGGGATGGTGTTCCACACAGACTGAAGGAGTGAAGTTCAAAGCTACAACTGgctggggagggagatggggccTTGTGCACACTGTGTTAATGGACGTGGGGCAGCGGACCAGGGCCCCTAATGGCGATGGGTGGCTTGTTTTGCAGGCTGCGTCTGGACCGGAATCAGCCAGGGGTGGTGGACGCCAGTCCAGGCCAGCGGATTGTGCTGACCTGTCGAGCCGAAGGCTTCCCGCCTCCCACCATTGAGTGGCAGAGGGATGGACAGCCCGTCTCCTCCCCCAGGTGCACGcagctctctcctcccctccccgctgcCTCCAGCCCCACCCAGGCCTGCAGAGGCTGGAGCAGGAGGCCTGGCTCTCGGGAGATGGAACTGGGAACACTGGACTCCTGGGCGGGCCGGCAATGGAATCCCTGGGCCTTTCCAGAATGGGTCAGGTagacagaaagaagagacaaacaCACCAAGACTGACATGAGGAGATGGAGTCAGCGTGGTTCTGGCTGAATCCTGGTGGCTGACATTTACTGGCCACACCTGGAGTGTGAGGCTTGTTTTCTAGTGTAATCTGCAGGAGCCACATGTAGGCTCATGCTGTTTCTAGTTTACACATAAAAGCTTGACTGAAGATCCTAAGTCATAGATAGGTACAACCATGTTTGGAGCCTATGTAAGTGATCACAAAGACTAGAAACCCAAAGTGGAATTATTTTCTATTAGAAAACTTGATTTCTTAGGCTTGAAAGCCACGTGTTAGGTGGGCCACCTGTatgtcatgcctgtaattattcTAGAGgctggattgcagttcaaggccagacctggcaggaaagtccaagagactccaaagTACCCAACAAAAATccatgctggaggcatggctcacatgataaggtaccagctaagcaagcatggTGAGCAAATGCTGGATGCtgatgccagaaaaaaaaaaaaaaggaaatcaaagtgtTTGCAGAAAAAAGGCGCAAGGGTCTGGGGCCCAGGAGCTCTTGGGCTATTCCTCCTCAAACAGTGGGCGCTGCTGTGCATCTCACCCCTGCCTCACCGCGCCTCCGGCCCCAGGCTGGTTCCCTTCGGACTAGAGTCAACTGACTGTGTTTGGTCCCTAGACACCAGCTGCAGCCTGATGGCTCGCTGGCCATCAGCCAAGTGGCAGTGGAAGATGGCGACTTCTATGCGTGCGTTGCTTTCAATGGACAGGACAGGGAGCAGCGCTGGGTCCAGCTCAGAGTGCTGGGTAAGGTGGCAGTTGTGAGCGGGGCCGATGGCCTTTGAGGTACCCTGTCTGGGCAGTGGTTGACTGTGCTGCCTCCTGTGCCCAGGGGAGCTGACGATCACGGGGCTGCCTCCTACTGTGACAGCGAGCGAGGGCGACACGGCCAGGCTGCAGTGCGTGGTGGTAGGAGACAGCGTGAACATTCGGTGGTCCAGGTACAGTGCTGGTCGGGGAAAGCCCCTCCCTGTCTGTGCTGGAAGCGTCATGACCCTTCCTGCCATTACAGCTCAGCTGTACACCACCCtggcctccccttcccttcctctgctctccccgGCTCTGGGGAATGATGCTGTACACCTGGGTGAGGTGGGTCCCCTTTCCTTCTGCCATGTATGTCGCTGTCACCACTGCCTTCTCTGAGGCCCGGTGCCAGTGGCGGGGTTGCAGAGGCCTCGTCCTTCACCATGACGTTTTAGGATAGCTTACTTTTCCATTGGTTCCGCTACATTGGGTTTTGAGTTAGGGtctcaccatgtagcccaggctggccttgaactcatgcttctcctgcctcagccttccaagtgctgtgCTTATAGGCAAGCCTGCACTCTggtttactttatttattatttttgctattttttttacactacacttaaaaaaatatgtgAGTGTCCCTcaactttttgcttaaggttagcactctacatttgaggcacagttccgcctctggctttttggtaattaattggagatgaatctcatagattagcccaggcaggaaactgtgatcctcagatctcagcctcctgagtacctaggattataggcatgagccaccagtggcactAGAGTTTCTGAACCTCAGCATTACTGATATTTTGGACCAATTAAGTTTGGTTGTTTTGGTCCTCTGTATGTGGGACCTCTACCCACTGAATGCCAGTAATAAATTCCCTCTAGGTCATGAAATAGAAGATGCTTGCAGACACGACCAGATCTCACTTGCACTAACCACACAGCATGAGGGACTTCTGGGACCTTTTATCTCAGATGTTAATTTCTTGTTCACTCTTTATTCAGACTGTGGTTTTTGCCTCTCCTTCCTGGAGTGTGTGGGGCCTAGGCTAGCTTCTGGGATTCACTTGGGGCTCAGGATGCTCCAGGAAGGAGACAGCTGTGTCCCAGGATCTCCAGATGTGGCTTGCCCCGGTGCTGCCTCTGCACGGAGAAGGGCAGGCTGCTTGGCACCCAGgagagtggagggagggaagatagaaCCAGGGCTGGTGACTGCAGCTGAGCTGTAATGACTGAGGGGTAATGATGTTCCCAGAAGTAACAACAGTGGCCATTTTTGAAAAGGTTCTGGGATGGCAACAGTTGGGCATAGGAGGGGAGAAAAGGCTGGGCCATTGAATGTCAGCTGCCCTTGGTGTGACCTTGATGCCAGGGGCTTGGGTACTCAACTCCTACCCTTACAGAATGGCTGTCCATTTCGTCTCTACCTGGTTACTGCCCTATTCTCATTCTAGCCCCAGCTCCAAGAGACTGGAAGGCCATCTGCTGCCTGTTTGTCCTACTAGCACAGGACACAGTTTAGTCCTTACCTGACCTGTAGTGCACTGCTGACCATGACGTGCTCCCTTCCCTCTGCTCCCGGAAGTCCCAGTCAGGGGCGGGGTTTCAAGTGCTGACTGGTGCTGTCACCCTAGGACCTTACCTTTGGGGCTGATAACACAGCTGGGTCTCAAATCTGATGTCTCGTAGTATCTCACAGCCCCCCTCTCACCGAATCCAAATAGAATACAGTCGCCATTCACACCTCAGCCTCGGCTTGAGTCTCCCAGCTAGGCCAGCACCATCATACAGTAACTCCCACTTGAGTGcttcctctcctccacccccaccctctgATCTTTACCCACATCCCTCAACCCCATCCCTGTGCACCGGGCAGCAGCCACTACCCTGGATGCACTTCCTCTAgagtcccctctcccccacagccCCCCACTCAATCCCTGCCTAGCTCAGACTCCCCACCAGCCCCAGTGCAGACTCCTGACCAGAGCCCAAGACCCTGCTGACAGGCTCCTGCCTCCCATGGGCACTTCTTGCTGTGGCTGGTACCTTCTGGAGCCCTTGTGTCTTCTCGCTGTTGGCCAGCTGTTGCCACAGCCTCTCTCACAAGAGCTGCTCCGGACCGCAGCACCCTCCCCAGTGTGTGGCGGCAGCGGGGCTTAGGACACGTGTTCTTcatccagctccttggccaaggaAAAGCCACAGTGGGATTCCTTTGTGGTTACTACAGCTCAGATCAGAGTGTGTGGTTTGGCCATGGTTTCTCTTATGTTTTGGCCCGTTCATCTTctgtggggcaggaaagtcaggggAGCAAGGCTCTATTGGAGAATGGCCTTGATAACCTCCTCCCTCCATCTTCCCAGTCTCCTAGGGCCATACGACTCATGGTCCTGGAAGGCTCTCTCCGCATTCTCGCCCCTCCAGGAATGGGCTGCCAGTGCAGGCCGATGGCAACCGGGTACGCCAGTCCCCAGATGGCACACTGATGATCCACAACCTGCAGGCCAGGGACGAGGGCGCCTACACATGCAGCGCCTACAGAGGGAGCCAGGCAGCCAGCCGCAGCACCGAGGTGAAGGTGGTGCCGCCAGGTAGGGGGGCACGGGCCCCACGGTACTCGCTCCTTCCCCGTGGCTGGTTGTGGGTTCTGGGAAAGTGTCAGGGGTCACAGTCTAAGGGACTCCAATTCAAATCTTGGCTCACTCTGCTGCTAACTTCTGGCTGTCACTGTCCTGAACCTCACTTTCCTCCTTACAGTAGAGCTGCCCTGCCACCCAAGGATGGGGGTGCAGATAAAGGAAACAGTGCTCGTGCTTTGCAAGCTAGATGCTAGGCATTGTTAACAGACTTGTTGGTCTTATTTTGGAAGCCATAACTGGCTAGGCTTTCATTATAATGCTCAATGCAGCTAGACCACTGAAGTCTGTCCATTCTAACCCGGTGGAAAGACAGTCCTATGGCAATGGGAATGTAGCTCctgcgaggccctgggttccatccccggcaccacaaaaaataaatacaaatagccTTTATTCTTAAAAACCAAGTAGTGAACGTATAATGATAATGTGCCTTTTTGATCTTTTGAGCATATATACAGCCCAAATCCTAGAAGGCAGGGGTTCTAATCACCCTTTCATCAATGAGACCCCCAGAGAGCTTACGCCAGAGGGGACTAGAACCCAAGTCTTTCAACTGctcagaatactttttttttgtgtggggggATGGTGTTGGGGCTTAGAGCTTCCAGTTCTCAGAATTTTTGCTGAtactaccacttgactcacacctctctctatatacatatatgtgaatgtacatatatatgcatacattcatacaaatacatatatgaacatatatctATAGTCTCACATTTTCTATGCTCAAATatgaattttatataaacatgactacatatatcatatacccatatatatgcatatatacatttatcagtaATGTGATATTTTAACtttgtgttcttgttctcttgctaatctttttttttttgccagtactagggcctccttctcttgcttggcatttcttttttttttttttggccagtcctgggccttggactcagggcctgagcactgtccctggcttcttcccgctcaaggctagcactctgccacttgagccacagcgccgcttctggccgttttctgtatatgtggtgctggggaatcgaacctagggcctcgtgtatccgaggcaggcactcttgccactaggctatatccccagcccttgcttggcatttctgatcaaggctggcactcttaacacttgtgccacaacttcacttccagctttctggtggttaattggaactaagagtcacatagactttcctgccttggctggttctgaaccttgatcttcaggtcaCAGTTTCCTGTGGGTTACAggagtgggccaccagcacctggttcttaGTGAGTGTCATATTGTAGGATGGTACCACTATAGAAAAAAGGCTACCAAATGAAGGACACAAGGCTGAGACACTGTCGGTTATGGTGCAGTTTCACTGAGGGTAAATGGCAGGGAGTGCCCTGGGCCCAAGCAGTTCGCACAGACCTGCTCCAACCTTTGGAAGGGCGTGGGGCTTGGATGTGCCACTGTCCTTCCTGTCCGGTCTGCCTAGCTATTCAAGACAGAGCTGAAGTACCACACCAAGTGGGAATTAGCAGTTTGCATTTATAATTAGCTATAGATGTATCTACCAGGGAAAATAAATCAGAATCAGAAATTTGCTTGATAACAGGGTTGGTGGAGCCACTGCTGTGAAACCACAGCCACCACAGTGAAACTGTCTAATGAAACAGACACTCCTGCCTCCGCCAGGCCTCTCTTCTGCCCTCTGCTGGATGAATGTTGCCAAGTTTAGATATAGGCCCAAAGGGCAGATAACACAGCTTCTGCTGCCTCAAGTTTTACTTAGGGCTGATCCTTTTCAAGACTTAATATACACCAGAGTACAATCCAGAGGCAGAGGTAGCGGTCATATAGGCTCTTCAGATCTCCACTGTAGTGCAGGGAGTTAACTTGAAGAGATATGTAATCACCCAGTCAGTAAATTCTGGGTGTCTGGGAAGGGTTGTGCACTGGACAGAGGACACACGTAACAACTGGAGTACTGCTGCAAGCTGAAGGGAGGCCAGCAAACAGGTGGCAGCTGTATTTACTCCTAGGCTACACACCTGGCAGGTCAGTCTGTGCCACACAGAACTGCCTCACCCACATCTTTCTCCCTCATTGTTCTGCAGCACCAGCAGCCCAGCCCAGGGACCTGGGCACCGAGTGCATCGACCAGCCAGAGCTGGCGAACTGTGACTTGATCCTGCAGGCCCAGCTATGTGGCAACGAGTATTATTCCAGTTTCTGCTGTGCCAGCTGTTCCCGCCTCCAGCCGCATGCTCAGCCTGTCTGGCAGCAGGGATGAAGGCTAGATCCAGCCCTAGTTCTGAATAGTTCTCTAAGAGAAGATAGACTCAGCCCTTCCCGCCCCCTCACTGAATCTGTAACTGGCAAAGGAAGTCATCTTCTGGAGATACTGGACCTTTCAAAAACTCTCCCAGTGCTGAACTCAGCAGCCTCCCAGTGTCTGCTAATGACGTGGTCACAGGCTGCTGCTGAGATGTCAAGAGGGGGAATCTGTTTAGATAGGGACATTCTTTCCTTTATCCCTTTGCATTTCTGTTCCTACTACATGTTGAGGACCTattatctgaaatgcttgggaccagaaGTGTTTCAGATCTTGGAATATTTGTAGCCCTTATCAATTGCACATCTCTAATTCAAATATATGAAATGCTCTGAAATCTGAAACACTTGAGTGCCATGTTAGCGCTCTAAAATGTGTAGACTTTGGGGCATTCTGGATTTCTGGTTAGGGATGTCACCCTGTACAAGGAACCCATTCACTGCATTTTAAAGCAAGCTGGGAAGCATgcaatgtttttaaagttcacaCCTGCCTGACAAGGGAATGCCAATTCCTGGTGTGTGGGGAAGTATTCTGTGCGAGAGTTGAGAGCCGAGTGTCACGTAGGGTCAAGCAGCAGTCCATTGCTCTAGCCTCTCATC
This window harbors:
- the Papln gene encoding papilin isoform X4, which gives rise to MSAGADKCARKQVVPELLAGMGTFYSVRLEMLLLLFLPLLLTATPGSKASQVRRQSDGWGAWGEWSPCSRTCGGGVRFRERPCYSQRRDGGASCVGPARSHQICRTESCPHGTRDFRAQQCADLDGMEFQGQRYRWLPYYGAPNQCELNCIPKGENFYYRHREAVVDGTPCEPGKRDICVEGTCRVVGCDHKLDSLKQEDKCLRCGGDGSSCYPVTGTFDADDLSRGYNQIFIIPAGATSIRIEEAAASRNFLAVRSLGGDYYLNGHWSIEEAQALPVASTVLHYERGSEGDLVPERLLAQGPTSEPLIIELISQERNPGVHYEYYLPLGRRGPRPAFSWSHGSWTDCSAQCGGGHQSRLVFCTMDNEVYPDHMCQRQPRPADRRPCNLHRCPQTKRWKTGPWAPCSASCGGGSQTRSVYCVSSDGAGGQEAMDEAHCAGLPGKPPSTQACNLHRCATWRAEPWGECSVTCGAGVRRRRVTCRSAQGSVLQAVACALENRPPLSEPCVREACPVHDQAWHVGPWSPCSKSCGSGMRRRQVVCARGPPGHCGNRQQPKPAEVEPCHSRPCGHTQDPRDQQWAAQERPWARSNPRRDQGAHVSPPGPARSPHQLPPRSSSGPGDCRHSPHGCCPDGRSVSLGPQWQGCPGAGASCQQSRYGCCPDGVSAAEGPQQAGCGRSYSRGNTGSRPGTQAGAAMPPKAHRPQAEQSEPMECRGSVFGCCYDDVASASGPLGEGCVGQPDYPYPVRCLLPSAHGSCTDWTARWYFVPAVGRCNRFWFGGCHGNANNFFSEEECMSSCPVQPGPHHPQPGASGQSSHLDAGGHSRGQHPRLVSPSGDPWQGERELGPGEAPRTPSAFGQQPWSQELGPRAPGLGRDVGRPVPPSHSNSRTSLASSEPSLVQAALGQLVQLFCPGDAFMDPQAEWQKDGRPISSDRHRLQADGSLVISPLRAEDAGVYSCGSLRPGHDPQKVQLRIIGGDTAVPSDPERRPVPRLRDPVQGYRPPDSRLGADAGGRGAVPSSQPWPATRLRLDRNQPGVVDASPGQRIVLTCRAEGFPPPTIEWQRDGQPVSSPRHQLQPDGSLAISQVAVEDGDFYACVAFNGQDREQRWVQLRVLGELTITGLPPTVTASEGDTARLQCVVVGDSVNIRWSRNGLPVQADGNRVRQSPDGTLMIHNLQARDEGAYTCSAYRGSQAASRSTEVKVVPPAPAAQPRDLGTECIDQPELANCDLILQAQLCGNEYYSSFCCASCSRLQPHAQPVWQQG
- the Papln gene encoding papilin isoform X2, with product MSAGADKCARKQVVPELLAGMGTFYSVRLEMLLLLFLPLLLTATPGSKASQVRRQSDGWGAWGEWSPCSRTCGGGVRFRERPCYSQRRDGGASCVGPARSHQICRTESCPHGTRDFRAQQCADLDGMEFQGQRYRWLPYYGAPNQCELNCIPKGENFYYRHREAVVDGTPCEPGKRDICVEGTCRVVGCDHKLDSLKQEDKCLRCGGDGSSCYPVTGTFDADDLSRGYNQIFIIPAGATSIRIEEAAASRNFLAVRSLGGDYYLNGHWSIEEAQALPVASTVLHYERGSEGDLVPERLLAQGPTSEPLIIELISQERNPGVHYEYYLPLGRRGPRPAFSWSHGSWTDCSAQCGGGHQSRLVFCTMDNEVYPDHMCQRQPRPADRRPCNLHRCPQTKRWKTGPWAPCSASCGGGSQTRSVYCVSSDGAGGQEAMDEAHCAGLPGKPPSTQACNLHRCATWRAEPWGECSVTCGAGVRRRRVTCRSAQGSVLQAVACALENRPPLSEPCVREACPVHDQAWHVGPWSPCSKSCGSGMRRRQVVCARGPPGHCGNRQQPKPAEVEPCHSRPCGHTQEVPSVQNTHSRPRDPRMPLGPRVAPSSDPRDQQWAAQERPWARSNPRRDQGAHVSPPGPARSPHQLPPRSSSGPGDCRHSPHGCCPDGRSVSLGPQWQGCPGAGASCQQSRYGCCPDGVSAAEGPQQAGCGRSYSRGNTGSRPGTQAGAAMPPKAHRPQAEQSEPMECRGSVFGCCYDDVASASGPLGEGCVGQPDYPYPVRCLLPSAHGSCTDWTARWYFVPAVGRCNRFWFGGCHGNANNFFSEEECMSSCPVQPGPHHPQPGASGQSSHLDAGGHSRGQHPRLVSPSGDPWQGERELGPGEAPRTPSAFGQQPWSQELGPRAPGLGRDVGRPVPPSHSNSRTSLASSEPSLVQAALGQLVQLFCPGDAFMDPQAEWQKDGRPISSDRHRLQADGSLVISPLRAEDAGVYSCGSLRPGHDPQKVQLRIAGGDTAVPSDPERRPVPRLRDPVQGYRPPDSRLGADAGGRGAVPSSQPWPATRLRLDRNQPGVVDASPGQRIVLTCRAEGFPPPTIEWQRDGQPVSSPRHQLQPDGSLAISQVAVEDGDFYACVAFNGQDREQRWVQLRVLGELTITGLPPTVTASEGDTARLQCVVVGDSVNIRWSRNGLPVQADGNRVRQSPDGTLMIHNLQARDEGAYTCSAYRGSQAASRSTEVKVVPPAPAAQPRDLGTECIDQPELANCDLILQAQLCGNEYYSSFCCASCSRLQPHAQPVWQQG